CCTTGGCATTTAGGTACTGGTCACTTTGCCATAAGGTACATAAAATTTAAAGGAGATATGCATCACTATGTGAATATTAATCATTATCTTAATACTCTAATGGATTATTAAGCTTGCTGGTTACCTTCAACCACATTCAGAGGTCTAGAGATATCCCTCCGATTATATGGGAGGGACAAATTTTGATCTCAACTGAGATTTTAGTAAATCTGCTTGCTCATTATGGTTTGATTAACCCAAAACTTGTTGGTCCATTTGCGTATGTCAAGCTGTAAATGTGATAGCTCCAGGGGGTCATAGAACCAATCCTAATAATAGgtatttcttcttaatatagCGAAGAGACAAGAATAAAGATATCCATGGGAGTGAGGCGAGGATGGAACTTGCGTTTACAGAAATTAATGATCCAGGATGGTTGCTTTGTGGAGTGGAGAGACATGATAGCAGATGCTGCTAGGAAGGGCTTTGCTGGTGGAATATCCCTACAATGGAATTCATATAAAATCTTGACTGAGCAGATGCGGCAGGAGTGGTTGGAaaaagtccagaaaagaagatcaATGCCTCGGCCAACAGGTAATCGACGAGCACCAAAATCTCCAGAGCAGAGGAGAAAAATTGCAGAAGCCATTGCTGCGAAGTGGCTAGATAAGGTAAAGAGAATAGCAATACCTTCCTCTTACATGTTTCTCATTTTCATTTGAATATTATACCCAAGCTCTGAACTGATCTTACACCATTCCTTGTAGCTTTGTTACATGGATTAAATAGTCTAACTCCAATACTCCATATAGCTAGGAGTATATGGATCACACACCAGCAATCTATATGGAAATTGGCATAAAGGAGAAATATCTAGTTTTATGAGTGCCTTATCTGTTTTCTTGTAGGAATACCGTGAACGTGTATGCAGTGGAATTGCTAGCTACCATGGAACATCTTCTGGAACTAAAGTACCACGAAAGCCAAGATCTGCCAGAGAACCTGGTTCAAAGAGAGATGCTGCGAAAAAGAAACCTATTCAATCCAGATCAGCTGGATTGGAGGATACACGTGGAACGACTCCCACAGTTAAGAGAAAGAAAAGTGCAACTCCTTACAAAGATCCAATGGCTGGTGAAAAACTAGAGATGATAACAAAGATTCGAGCTCAAAGGGCAGCCctagaaatagaaaagaaagaagctaTTAAAAGGGCTAGGTATGTCTGCTTTTTCCATAGTTCAATTGGGTGGGATCAACATTTTTCCACTACTGGTGATTTTTggcaacatatttttttttatattgcaaaTTTTCTCCTCGCGCTTACAAGTTCTTCTAACTGGATTGGATTGTTCTTAATAATTTTGTGAAATGTCAGTCAAAAGGCATATTTCCCTGAAAATTGATGCTTACTATTCTCGCTAAAAAGTTGTTCATACCAAgggtattttcttttgtttgttcaTCTTGTTCGATACATTGACTATTATAGTTTTGCAGATGAAAAACAGAGATGTACACGCATAATAATTACTTAtgggaaaaaaattcaaaagctCTAATATGAACACCTCTAAATATCTTAAAACATGTAAAACTACAGATCATTATGACTTGAATATATTTTAGTGCACTATGCACTTGATTTCCTGTTTCAGTTATTTGGTACTGTTTGCTGAGCAGAAAAACTATACATGCTATCTGTACATCCAGGGATatgttttttaagaaataatGCCTGAAGTTTGCACTTGTTGGGTTGCACTTAAAACATTTAATTCTGTCACTCAAGTGGCTTCTGATTATATTCCTTGTCATTAGGTCACTGATTGCAGAAGCTGAGAAGGCTGCAAATGCTCTGGAGACTGTTGCTTCCACAAGCCCTTTTGCTCAAGCATCACTTATAGAAGCTAGAAAGCTTGTTACAGAGGCTAGATTATCACTTCAACACGTTGATGATGAAGGGCCTGCAGATAGTGCTTCTGATGATGCATCACAAGACTCAGGTGCGTCTGATTTGCACAATCACGACGTGGCAAATCAAAATGACGTGATCAAGCAAGAGAATAAACCAGTCAATGGGATGGAGCTTCCTCCAAGCAATGTTAATGGCAGAGATTTCTATTTTGACGTGTCGACTCTGACTGAAACAGATCACCTTAGAGATTATCAGAGAATAGAAAATTCTATGGAAAGAGCCTATCTGCTTCCTTCCGCTTCTTCAGCTATTCAAGACGTGAACGGAAATCACAGGATGAAAGATTTTAACGCACATCAATTAATGGTCAATGATGAATCAATAACAATTGACCAAATTGCATCTGAAGTAGCAGAAATTTATCCTGACGAGCCACAGGAAGATGACACGCTACCTGTGCAGAAGTCTAAAATGAGGTGGGTACGTGGGCGACTAGTTGAAGTGGAAGAATAAACAGTTACCAGAATTATATTGGTTGACTAAACTGTTCAAGATATCATTATCTTGCATTCCGCTCCTGTTTTGATTACTGTTGGTATGGACCAAAATGGGAAAAGCATCTTTCATATAAGGAGGTACTGACTTAATCCAACTGGCGTGGAAATGATTGCTGATCGTGCCACGTATTCATGGTGCATTCAACCATAGGAATTCGTTGGGAATACGCCATGACAGAGCCTATTATATTCTGAGGTGAGATGCTTGTAATTAGTAGTTGCCAACTTTAGATATTTTCCTCTTCTTGAATGTAGTCAGGTTAGCCAAACTGAAATCCTAAAATCACGGTGTGGTGGAtgcatttattttgtattagaACATTTTGTAGCTGTCAGATTGAGGTCCTACGGATAGCCTTAACTCAGATTTCATTAAGTCAAATCATACGAGGTCGTCTTGTAAGATATCCTGTagctatcattttttttctaggttaTCTTGTACCTGAGTACATTTGTGACTTGTATCGAGAGAACTACTGTTTCTGGCTTTCTGCTTTGTGCCATCGGCAACACATCTACTCAATGTCACTACATGTGCTAATTTGAGCCTAAGTACCCTGTTTAATTCAGTTTAgcattattataatctgaattaTTAGGAGCAAGCTGAAAtaaacagatagcttattatgatagattattataatctataagctatATTACTATAATCTGGTAACCCACGTGCTTTTTTTTAGGGGCTGTTTGGGAAACAGGGACTTACTccaagtccctatcacatcggatgtttggacactaatttagagtattaaatatagattaattacaaaacccattctatatatttggactaattcgcgagatgaatcttttgagcctaattacgtcatgatttgacaatctgatgctacagtaaacttttgataattatggattaattaggcttaaaaaattcgtctcgcagattagctctcatttatgaaattagtttttttattagtctatatttaatactccaaattagcatttaaacatccgatgtgatagggactaaaaagttttagccccatctaaacaacctcctagattattgagtggctaacaACTAGCAAACAACTAATTTTAATCCAATTTATTGTAATCAGActcaataatttagattataataattataataattttaagctgaaacaaatagcGCCCAAGTTCTACAGTATCAACTCACGTATATGACATGCTCCTTCCACACAAACGCAGAACCAAAGAATCAAAGTATCAGGTCACGTATATGACATGCTCCTTCCACACAACCAAAGAATCAAAGCCCGGCCTAAAGGAAGTAGATAAGCAAAATGTCTTGCTCTTATCGTTTCCCCTTCAGTTTAAGCAGCcgtgaaaatttaaattttaagacttaattttagagttattTTGGTATTGTTGTATCATAGTTTA
The sequence above is drawn from the Oryza glaberrima chromosome 10, OglaRS2, whole genome shotgun sequence genome and encodes:
- the LOC127752541 gene encoding uncharacterized protein LOC127752541 isoform X1 — protein: MAPQLQGCYAVSSWPRLPRLPPWPCASHAQRRRVLRLLPPRRRCAGAVRVVAEAGPALAIDRVAEEAGVRFPGDVEGVPGQQQQREEEEDAVDERERLRRMRISKANKGNTPWNKGRKHTPETLQRIRERTRIAMQDPKVKSLFFVQVKKKLMHLGHAQSEETRIKISMGVRRGWNLRLQKLMIQDGCFVEWRDMIADAARKGFAGGISLQWNSYKILTEQMRQEWLEKVQKRRSMPRPTGNRRAPKSPEQRRKIAEAIAAKWLDKEYRERVCSGIASYHGTSSGTKVPRKPRSAREPGSKRDAAKKKPIQSRSAGLEDTRGTTPTVKRKKSATPYKDPMAGEKLEMITKIRAQRAALEIEKKEAIKRARSLIAEAEKAANALETVASTSPFAQASLIEARKLVTEARLSLQHVDDEGPADSASDDASQDSGASDLHNHDVANQNDVIKQENKPVNGMELPPSNVNGRDFYFDVSTLTETDHLRDYQRIENSMERAYLLPSASSAIQDVNGNHRMKDFNAHQLMVNDESITIDQIASEVAEIYPDEPQEDDTLPVQKSKMRWVRGRLVEVEE
- the LOC127752541 gene encoding uncharacterized protein LOC127752541 isoform X2; this translates as MAPQLQGCYAVSSWPRLPRLPPWPCASHAQRRRVLRLLPPRRRCAGAVRVVAEAGPALAIDRVAEEAGVRFPGDVEGVPGQQQQREEEEDAVDERERLRRMRISKANKGNTPWNKGRKHTPETLQRIRERTRIAMQDPKVKKKLMHLGHAQSEETRIKISMGVRRGWNLRLQKLMIQDGCFVEWRDMIADAARKGFAGGISLQWNSYKILTEQMRQEWLEKVQKRRSMPRPTGNRRAPKSPEQRRKIAEAIAAKWLDKEYRERVCSGIASYHGTSSGTKVPRKPRSAREPGSKRDAAKKKPIQSRSAGLEDTRGTTPTVKRKKSATPYKDPMAGEKLEMITKIRAQRAALEIEKKEAIKRARSLIAEAEKAANALETVASTSPFAQASLIEARKLVTEARLSLQHVDDEGPADSASDDASQDSGASDLHNHDVANQNDVIKQENKPVNGMELPPSNVNGRDFYFDVSTLTETDHLRDYQRIENSMERAYLLPSASSAIQDVNGNHRMKDFNAHQLMVNDESITIDQIASEVAEIYPDEPQEDDTLPVQKSKMRWVRGRLVEVEE